DNA from Fusarium musae strain F31 chromosome 7, whole genome shotgun sequence:
AAGGGACATGAGTCAAGAAATGCGCTGGCTAGTAGAACACCATGACCTGACAAGACTCGTAATTGAAGAGTTGGAACATGCTATTGGCGCTGGCCAGGCGGCAGGGATTCCGGCGGTTCTCTCGTGCTCTGTCAACCAACCTCGGAGAGAGTTCATTGCCAACCTTATCCAGCTTGAGCCACCGTCAATCACCGAGGACCTAGGTGTCAAACTATGGGACATGTTGGTAGGACCAATGTCCCTTTCACCAGGTGATAGGCGGGTGGGCTGGGAAATCTTGAACAGTGTCCATCGCAAGCACAAAAATGGTAATTCTTTCCTCCGAGCTTGTCTGACCTACCATCTTCCAGCCCTTTCGTCCGAATACTTCTGTGAGGGCGTGCTTGAGTTTCTAAGAATTGAGATTCTCCCACGCCTCAACGACAATCTCAGCCTTGCTCTCGATGACCCCGAAGCAGTTGCTACGAGTGGCATTGAACAATTGTGGCGCCTCATTCTTGAGGCCGAAGATGAGACTCTAGTAGATAGGGCCATACGAACTCTCGCAGTTGATGTCTATATCAACAGTCGACTTTTCAACTCTATCCCAACTCTGAGAGCACAATCTGTCCATCTGAAGCTAGCGAGTCGATGCTTAGAGCAGCTGAAAAGTGCTGCCCAGAAGTTGAGAAATGCAAGCCAAGGCACGAACAGCGATGACCAAGTCGTGGCTACCACAATTACTCTACGGCAGTCACAGCAGCAAGAAAGGATTTTCACCCGTTCGTTGAAGTTTCTCCGCTATATTCTTGAAGCCCACCAGTCGAAGCCATCCTTGGCCGCACCTGATCTACGAACACTGATCCCACAAGCCTCCCACGAGGTCCAAGGAGATCCTGCGGGCCTGAAGTATCAGTCCTTCGATGGGGACCAACAGACTGACATCAAGCCACTTGTCATTGGGAGGGCGAACACGGCAGCCTCGCTCCTCGCTAGTTTGCGGCAAGAGACTGGGTTCGAGAACTATCGGATATACTACCGAGGCCGACCATTTCTGCCGAGTGAGCAGGATATATGTAGGTCCCTAGAAGATCTATGCGTGCATGATGGCCTTATACTGGTCAGACGTGAGGAGGGTGGCCCCGCCCTCTCCAAGAGGGTCAGGCCAGGCGCTTCACCACTAGAGATTGAGATTTCCGCACACTTTGACGAGATGTGGGAGTATTTGAGCATGGATGAAGCACTGGCACAAGAGGTAAGTACCCGCACGTTGGCGATCGGGACTTCGACTGACCTTTCCAGATTTACTACTTTCTCATCAAGCTGCCCACAGATGGCCACTTCATGAGGTTGATCAGCAGTGGAACAACGTCATATAAAGATATCTTTCCCTCAGGGCAGCCGTTCAAATCTCTTTACGCTGTCCATGCGTTGGTCGAATATACTGAGACCCTCCTCCCTAGCCAACTGATGGGTTATCTCAATGGTGTGACCACTGGCACAGGGTCCGATCCTGTGATCCTTCCAGAGGCTCTCAGGACACCAATATCCTTCATCGTACAGGCAATCTCGGACGAGGACATATTCAATGGTGCTTCGGTATTCCTGCGGCTGAAGCTGGCGTCGACTTTGCTGCATGCCCTTAGGCAGTTTCTTGACAGTATGTTCACTCATTACACACGTTATTCGGCCTAACAAAGTTACAGGAATCGGCAACCTCAGATGTTCAGTACCGCCGCAGGGGCTCCCCCTTCCTGACCCAAACAGGTTGGTGAAAATGCTGTCTTATGCCATAGACTGTCCTGGTGACGTCTCTTCTCCGGTCATAGCAGGAGCGCTTGTGATCTGTCTTCGGCTGAGCATGCTTTATGACAAGTTTTGGGCTAAACTCAGCACAAACCCCGACTTTAACCAGAACCTGCATCGTCTTCTACTGATTGATTCCCGCCAGAACATGAGATCACTTTCCGCGAAACTAATTGAAGAGCTTTTTGCGGCTATGAGTATTACCACTCTCATTAGGGAGACTGACTGTGAAAATTCAGTTGTATCCCATGAGTCCTCAATAGCTGGGTATTTCTGGAAGGTCACCAGCGCCATGATCAGACAAACGACTGCATTTCCCAGCCAGAGCGAAGAACTCTTCAGGTTGGTTTATTTCCTCGTTGTGAATATCAGCGACCGGTCGCCTGGGTGTTTGAACATTGAGAAGTTTGCCTCTCAAATTAgccaacttcttctggagCATACTACAACCGAGGCAAGCTTAGTCACTCTTGTCATAACGATATTGAGCAAGACAGCTGACCGCATGATCATTAGACCATTGGGCCATCTAGTATAGATGATTCGCTCGCGAGAGGTCTATCCTTACTGTTGCACACTTGTCTCGAGCTAGATAACTCAGTCGCACAGTCTAAGACACTTCCTAGGTATTGTGCTGCATCTTTGAGTCCCAGAATATATGCTGACCCGGCCCAGTAACCTCGCAATGTCACTTGTTTGGAAGCACCTATACCCTCCTAAAGACCTGCAAAGTGGGCAGCCTGTGCCCAAAGTAATTCTCAACGAAGAGACTCGAGCGAAACTTTCAGATGTGTTATTCACTCTTGTGAAACACgaccagaagaagatggtggcGGTTGTGAAAGCTCTCGAGGAACAAGTTCCATtcttcgacgatgaagagggtaCGTGCTGTATTCTAGTAAAAGTGCGAATGCTGACACCAGGTTTAGACGACCACTACATCTACGATCTCAATTACCATTTCGACCGAAACAGAGCTCTTCGAGCCCCTTGTGGGTATGCTGGTCTGCTGAATTTGTCCAACACTTGTTATCTCAACTCCTTGATGACACAACTCTTCATGAACACTACGTTCAGGCGTTTCATCCTCGGCTGCCGCATCGACGATCCTGCAAACAGCCAGCAACTCCTATCATACACCCAGAAACTGTTCGGTCATATGCAGGAGAGTTATCGTCGCTTCGTCGATCCGTCAAATTTCGTCCATTCCATCAAAACATACGACGACGCATTGATCGACATTCACAATCAGATGGACGTCGACGAGTTTTACAATCTACTACTTGATCGCTGGGAGACTCAGCTTTCAGGCCATGAGGAAAAGCGGGTCATAAAATCGTTCTATGGTGGTCAGCTTGTGcagcaagtcaagtcaaaagAGTGCGAACATATCTCGGAGCGACTCGAGCCATTTTCTGCGATTCAGTGTGATATCAAGGGGAAAGGCACATTAGCAGAAAGCCTCCAGGCATATGTGGATGGCGAGGTCATGGAAGGAGGTACGCAAAGTCCTATAGTAAGAAAACAGGAGATGCTGACCGAATAACCAGACAACAAGTACAAATGCTCAACATGCGACCGACATGTTGACGCGGTGAAAAGGTATTGGCCTCCCTCCCGGCGTGATGCCTCATAGTAGCTAATTTTTCATAGGGCCTGTCTCAAAGATGTTCCCGACAATGTCATATTCCATTTGAAAAGGTTTGATTTCAACCTGCGTACCTTGCAGAGAAACAAGATCAATGATTATTTCTCCTTTCCGGATCAAATTGATATGCGACCATATACCATTGAGCATCTCAGCAACCCAACGAGCGATATCGAGGAGGACATCTTCGAACTAGTGGGTGTGCTCGTTCACGCAGGCACCGCTGAATCTGGACACTACTACTCATACATTCGCGAGCGTCCCACCTCAAGGAATCGGCCCTTGTGGGTGGAATTCAACGACGACTCAGTAATGCCATGGGACCCTGCGCAGATGGAATACTCCACGTTTGGAGGTCCGGATCACCGTCCCATGTATGATCATAATGGCATTTCATACGACAAGAATTTTAGCGCTTATATGCTGTTTTACCAGCGTTCTTCATCCTTGCGCTCGGAACAGGAAAAGGTGCCGGCCCTTGCCATTCCGGCACCCCTTCGTGTTGACGTGCCAGACCACCTTGCGGATCATCTCTCAGACGAGAATACAAATATCCTCCGCCGCCATTGTATTTACGACCCAAGCAATGTCAAGCTTGTTCAAGTTCTCTTCCGTCAGTCACATCAACACTGCAGATCCATTGGCAGCTGCGAAAAGAGTTCGAGTATCAACAGCTTC
Protein-coding regions in this window:
- a CDS encoding hypothetical protein (EggNog:ENOG41), giving the protein MEDSCNIGTPEIASKSKQKLLIGHTLLDLMHGRLDTMIDKSPTHLAADSVLVIIQALSNMINIALQGDHAAATLMLERHRTDFPAVPLRYTAEAISYEYRFQFLIKLIKSSQMQLRFQGMTQMCKELVGFWKKHCDSKAEDGGHYVEHIAEYLIRTGFIDYLLGANCHPEIIVEGANIIGFIIVTRRYRRTHIDRFWEGITSRQDPRTADALARMVIQFAHLFDDDGVLLLCEKFQTLPIDAFTPAIRMLWEAVMKNMAEKCSNGRLLFVQPYSLCMRLLRDSSVCASGSQVMYPDIQQAAMQKFVELLRCGPDDEGKQQLYLGCLQDLANKSATTLGSLWCLFITLQSRDMSQEMRWLVEHHDLTRLVIEELEHAIGAGQAAGIPAVLSCSVNQPRREFIANLIQLEPPSITEDLGVKLWDMLVGPMSLSPGDRRVGWEILNSVHRKHKNGNSFLRACLTYHLPALSSEYFCEGVLEFLRIEILPRLNDNLSLALDDPEAVATSGIEQLWRLILEAEDETLVDRAIRTLAVDVYINSRLFNSIPTLRAQSVHLKLASRCLEQLKSAAQKLRNASQGTNSDDQVVATTITLRQSQQQERIFTRSLKFLRYILEAHQSKPSLAAPDLRTLIPQASHEVQGDPAGLKYQSFDGDQQTDIKPLVIGRANTAASLLASLRQETGFENYRIYYRGRPFLPSEQDICRSLEDLCVHDGLILVRREEGGPALSKRVRPGASPLEIEISAHFDEMWEYLSMDEALAQEIYYFLIKLPTDGHFMRLISSGTTSYKDIFPSGQPFKSLYAVHALVEYTETLLPSQLMGYLNGVTTGTGSDPVILPEALRTPISFIVQAISDEDIFNGASESATSDVQYRRRGSPFLTQTGW